Part of the Flavobacteriales bacterium genome, GGATATCAGTTTTCTAATGAAAAAGTGCATCAACTTGAAGATCATCGATCTATTTATTGGGCAAAACTCATCAAAGAAAAAGAACAACTTTATACGGCATGGTGGTACACAGATGGTGTTTATCATACTGTAGATCAATTTGGGTGGAGAAGTCGTGGAGTGCAATCAGAAAAACCTTTCATGCTGGTAAATATCACAGCAGAAAGTAAAGAAGAACTCTTTCAACAAATTCGTGTTTTGCGATATCAATAATAGAAAAAAGAAATCAAAAGAAAGGATGCTATTTTGTCTCCTTCTTCTTATTCATTTTATATATAATGTATCCAAAAGCTCCAAGAAGATGAACAATTGCAATGATAAAAAGTGTGTAAGCCCAGAAATTTGATTCTCCCATAATCGATTTTTAAAGAATTCAAATTTCGACTTTTTGAAATTAAATAAAGTATCATAAAACACAAAAAAGCCTTTTCTGTATTTACTCAGAAAAGGCTTTAATTCTTATAAGTACTTAGAATACTATTCTATAGTTTCATATTCTTCAATGGAAGGACAAGCACACATCAAGTTTCTATCACCAAATGCTTCATCTACCCTTCTTACTGAAGGCCAGAACTTATTCTCATGCAAATAAGGCAATGGATAAGCAGCTTGTTGACGAGAATAATCTAAACTCCAGTCATTTGCAGTAAGCAAATTAAGTGTATGTGGAGCATTAATCAATGGATTATTATCTTTTGGATATTTGCCATCTACAATTTCTTGTACTTCTTTACGAATACTCACCATTGCAGAGATAAAACGATCGAGTTCTGCCTTGCTTTCACTTTCTGTTGGTTCTATCATCAAAGTTCCTGCTACTGGGAAAGAAACCGTTGGAGCATGGTATCCATAATCCATCAAACGCTTGGCTATATCAGTACTTGTAACACCCGATTCTTCTTTGAAATCTCTACATTCTAAGATCATTTCGTGAGCTACAGTTCCTTTATTCCCTGTATAAAGAATTTCATAATGCTTTTCTAACTGACTCTTAATATAGTTTGCGTTAAGCATAGCTACTTTTGTAGAGTCTGTCAATCCATTTGTACCAAGCATTTTTATATAACCATAAGAAATCAAAAGAATAAATGCGGAACCATAAGGTGCAGCAGAAACTGTATTCAAATGAATTCTTTCAGGGTCTATGGTAGTTATTGGATGATCTGGAAGATGCGGAACTAGTTTTTCAACCACTCCGATAGGTCCCATTCCTGGTCCTCCTCCTCCATGAGGAATTGCAAAGGTTTTATGTAGATTTAGGTGACAAACATCTGCTCCGATAATTCCAGGACTTGTGAGTCCTACCTGAGCATTCATGTTTGCTCCATCCATATAAACCAATCCACCATTTTGATGAATAATATCTGTAATATCTTTTATTCCTTCTTCATAAGTTCCATGAGTAGAAGGATACGTAACCATTAAACATGATAGTTTTTCGGCGTGTTTTTCTGCTTTTTCTCTTAGATCCTGAATATCAATGGTTCCATCATCATTAGACTTTACCACTACTATTTTCATTCCACACATTGAGGCTGAAGCAGGATTTGTTCCGTGTGCCGATGCAGGAATCAATGCGATATTTCTTTCGTGATTTCCTTGTGCTTCATGATAAGATTTTATACAAAGTAAACCTGCGTATTCTCCTTGTGCACCAGAGTTTGGCTGGAAAGACATTTTAGCAAAACCTGTGATATCACTTAAATATTCATCTAGCTCATTAATAATAAACTCATACCCCTCTGCTTGATCTTTTGGAGCAAATGGATGAATTCCAGCAAAAGCTGATTCATTCAAAGGAATCATTTCTGATGCTGCATTTAATTTCATGGTACAAGAACCTAGTGCAATCATTGAATGATTTAGTGATAAATCTTTTCGCTCTAGTTTTTTAATATAACGCATCATTTCTGTTTCAGAATGATACTTATGGAAAACTTCGTGAGTGAGAATCTCAGATTTTCTTGCTAAGTCTGCAGGAATTGCCATTTCGTTTGAAAGCTCAGTAATAATCACTGCATCTTTCTTTTTGGCAGCTGCTAATACCATTACGATATCATTTAGATCCTGAAGTGTTGTCCCTTCATTGATACTAATAGCAATAGTAGTTGGGTCAATATACAAGAAATTCATTCCAGCTTCTAATGCCAAATGATTAATGACTTCTGCAAGTTCTTCTTGTAGATCGATATATAAGGTATCAAAGAAGTGATTATTCACTTGAGAATACCCCATTTTCTCGATATTTTGAGATAATGACACGGCTTTCTGATGAATATCAGATGCAATCGCTTTTAGTCCTTCTGGTCCGTGATAAACAGCATACATTCCTGCCATTACTGCAAGAAGTACTTGAGAAGTACAAATATTTGAAGTTGCTTTATCTCTCTTGATATGTTGCTCTCTTGTTTGAAGAGCCATTCTTAAAGCTTGATTCCCTTCAACATCTTTTGAAACTCCAATAATTCGCCCTGGAATCTGTCTTTTATATTTCTCTGAAGTTGCAAAATAAGCTGCATGAGGCCCTCCATATCCTAATGGAATTCCAAAAC contains:
- the gcvP gene encoding aminomethyl-transferring glycine dehydrogenase, yielding MRYNQFSKRHIGPNAQEQQEMLASIGVSSMEELMNDIIPDGILSQEPLKVGESLSEAEYLAHIREVAQKNKLYKTYIGLGYHTSITPSVIQRNILENPGWYTAYTPYQAEIAQGRLEALLNFQTAICDLTGMDLANASLLDESTAASEAMLMLFAARSRSKKKANANKFYVSDEVLPQTMAVLETRALPFEIELVIGEVEDCDIDDSFFGGIFQYPTTTGSIEDYRSYCDLFHSLDAQVVFAADIMALVLLENPATIGADVVVGSTQRFGIPLGYGGPHAAYFATSEKYKRQIPGRIIGVSKDVEGNQALRMALQTREQHIKRDKATSNICTSQVLLAVMAGMYAVYHGPEGLKAIASDIHQKAVSLSQNIEKMGYSQVNNHFFDTLYIDLQEELAEVINHLALEAGMNFLYIDPTTIAISINEGTTLQDLNDIVMVLAAAKKKDAVIITELSNEMAIPADLARKSEILTHEVFHKYHSETEMMRYIKKLERKDLSLNHSMIALGSCTMKLNAASEMIPLNESAFAGIHPFAPKDQAEGYEFIINELDEYLSDITGFAKMSFQPNSGAQGEYAGLLCIKSYHEAQGNHERNIALIPASAHGTNPASASMCGMKIVVVKSNDDGTIDIQDLREKAEKHAEKLSCLMVTYPSTHGTYEEGIKDITDIIHQNGGLVYMDGANMNAQVGLTSPGIIGADVCHLNLHKTFAIPHGGGGPGMGPIGVVEKLVPHLPDHPITTIDPERIHLNTVSAAPYGSAFILLISYGYIKMLGTNGLTDSTKVAMLNANYIKSQLEKHYEILYTGNKGTVAHEMILECRDFKEESGVTSTDIAKRLMDYGYHAPTVSFPVAGTLMIEPTESESKAELDRFISAMVSIRKEVQEIVDGKYPKDNNPLINAPHTLNLLTANDWSLDYSRQQAAYPLPYLHENKFWPSVRRVDEAFGDRNLMCACPSIEEYETIE